One genomic window of Sphingobacterium oryzagri includes the following:
- the rsmD gene encoding 16S rRNA (guanine(966)-N(2))-methyltransferase RsmD: MRIIAGQFGGLRLNPPSNLPVRPTTDIAKEALFNILENKLTFDTCNCLDLFTGTGNISFELASRGANAVDAIDIHFKCLQYIKETTAKLKTDVITTRKADVLKYIASCKKSYDFIFADPPYDLAALPQLANLILEKGLLSADGLLVVEHPSTRKMDESSCYLETRKYGYSSFSFYQSTPNQTL; encoded by the coding sequence ATGCGTATCATAGCAGGACAATTTGGCGGACTTCGGCTTAATCCGCCCAGCAACCTTCCGGTAAGGCCCACGACAGATATTGCCAAAGAAGCGTTGTTTAATATTTTGGAAAACAAGCTGACATTTGACACCTGTAACTGTCTTGATCTGTTTACCGGCACCGGGAATATTAGTTTTGAATTGGCTTCACGCGGTGCAAATGCTGTGGATGCAATTGATATTCATTTCAAATGCCTGCAATATATTAAGGAAACAACCGCTAAGCTAAAGACGGATGTTATCACCACTCGCAAGGCTGATGTTTTAAAATATATCGCGAGCTGCAAGAAAAGCTATGATTTTATCTTTGCGGATCCACCGTATGACCTTGCTGCATTGCCGCAATTGGCCAATTTGATTTTAGAGAAAGGTTTGTTAAGCGCCGACGGTTTACTGGTTGTCGAGCACCCGTCTACGCGCAAGATGGATGAGTCTTCGTGCTATCTGGAAACTCGAAAATACGGATATTCGTCCTTTAGTTTTTACCAATCTACGCCAAATCAAACGTTATGA
- the coaD gene encoding pantetheine-phosphate adenylyltransferase — MKKIAVFAGSFDPFTRAHEDLVRRGLHLFDEIIIAIGVNSAKKGLMPFDDREAGIAELFKQEDRVVVRQFTGLTVSFCTAVGARYMLRGLRNGNDFEFENAIAQNNLLLAPAIETYFLLAKSGLGHISSTIVRDIFINEGDVSGLVPYEILSLMKK, encoded by the coding sequence ATGAAGAAGATAGCTGTTTTCGCCGGTTCTTTTGATCCGTTTACCCGCGCACACGAAGATCTCGTTCGCCGCGGATTACACCTGTTTGACGAGATCATCATCGCCATAGGTGTAAATAGTGCCAAAAAGGGGTTGATGCCTTTTGACGATCGTGAAGCCGGCATCGCCGAGTTATTTAAACAAGAGGATCGGGTCGTGGTGCGGCAGTTTACCGGACTTACCGTTTCGTTTTGCACAGCGGTTGGTGCGCGCTATATGCTTCGCGGGCTACGCAATGGTAACGATTTCGAATTTGAAAACGCTATTGCACAAAATAATTTGCTGCTAGCGCCAGCCATCGAAACCTACTTTCTACTGGCGAAGTCTGGTTTGGGACATATTTCTTCGACGATCGTTCGGGATATATTTATCAACGAAGGTGATGTCAGTGGGCTGGTTCCCTATGAGATCCTCTCTTTGATGAAAAAATAG